One Manihot esculenta cultivar AM560-2 chromosome 6, M.esculenta_v8, whole genome shotgun sequence DNA segment encodes these proteins:
- the LOC110617737 gene encoding 40S ribosomal protein S2-4 → MADRGAGERGAFRRGFGGASRGDRGGRGRRRARREEEEKWVPVTKLGRLVKDGKIRSLEQIYLHSLPIKEHQIIDTLVGPSLKDEVMKITPVQKQTRAGQRTRFKAFVVVGDGNGHVGLGVKCSKEVATAIRGAIILAKLSVIPVRRGYWGNKIGKPHTVPCKVTGKCGSVTVRMVPAPRGAGIVAARVPKKVLQFAGIEDVFTSSRGSTKTLGNFVKATFDCLLKTYGFLTPDFWRETRFTRSPFQEYTDLLGKPTKVLIEDAEKIEA, encoded by the exons ATGGCCGACAGAGGCGCAGGAGAAAGAGGAGCTTTCCGCCGCGGCTTTGGCGGTGCCTCTCGTGGTGATCGCGGAGGCAGAGGCCGCCGTCGTGCGCGCcgtgaggaggaggagaagtgGGTTCCAGTCACTAAACTTGGCCGCTTGGTGAAGGATGGCAAGATCAGAAGTCTAGAGCAAATTTACCTTCATTCTCTCCCTATCAAAGAGCATCAGATCATCGATACTCTCGTCGGTCCTTCCCTCAAGGATGAGGTCATGAAAATCACTCCTGTGCAGAAACAAACTCGTGCCGGTCAGCGAACTCGGTTCAAGGCCTTTGTCGTCGTGGGGGACGGAAATGGCCACGTTGGATTGGGAGTGAAGTGCTCAAAGGAGGTTGCTACTGCCATCCGTGGTGCCATCATATTGGCCAAATTATCTGTAATCCCTGTTAGGAGGGGTTATTGGGGTAACAAGATCGGAAAGCCACACACCGTGCCCTGCAAGGTCACCGGCAAGTGTGGATCCGTGACTGTGAGAATGGTGCCTGCACCACGTGGTGCTGGGATTGTCGCAGCACGGGTTCCCAAGAAGGTTCTGCAGTTTGCTGGAATAGAGGACGTTTTCACTTCTTCCAGGGGCTCCACCAAGACACTAGGAAATTTCGTTAAG GCCACTTTTGATTGTCTCCTGAAAACCTATGGATTCTTGACTCCTGACTTTTGGAGGGAGACCCGCTTCACCAGGTCTCCTTTCCAGGAGTACACTGATCTATTGGGGAAACCAACTAAAGTCCTAATTGAAGATGCAGAGAAAATCGAAGCTTGA
- the LOC110617738 gene encoding photosystem II 5 kDa protein, chloroplastic: protein MASMTMTASFLAGSTISKQPYATPRRGLIVAKASRATEEERLSVEMKNKEESSSGRRDLVFAAAAGAAFSIAKVAMAEDEPKSGTPEAKKKYGPICVSNPTARICRR, encoded by the coding sequence ATGGCATCCATGACCATGACAGCCTCATTCCTAGCTGGTTCGACCATCTCCAAACAACCCTACGCAACCCCACGCAGAGGGTTGATTGTGGCCAAGGCCTCAAGGGCCACCGAGGAAGAAAGGCTCAGTGTGGAGATGAAGAACAAGGAAGAAAGCAGCAGTGGGAGGAGGGATCTGGTGTTCGCAGCCGCAGCTGGTGCGGCATTCTCCATTGCAAAAGTTGCCATGGCTGAGGATGAACCTAAGTCAGGGACCCCAGAAGCTAAGAAGAAATATGGTCCTATCTGTGTCTCCAATCCTACTGCTCGTATCTGCCGCAGGTGA
- the LOC110617736 gene encoding sulfite reductase [ferredoxin], chloroplastic, whose product MAATTTSFGAANGAVLKDPKIKMWNFDGLRFSDSLNLTKHVNVFSVSSSRPSLIQAVSTPVKPETQTKRSKVEIIKENSDYIRYPLNEELLTDAPNINESATQLIKFHGSYQQYDRDERGEKSYSFMLRTKNPCGKVSNKLYLTLDDLADQFGIGTLRVTTRQTFQVHGVIKKNLKTVVSSIIRSMSSTLGACGDLNRNVLAPAAPFARKDYQFAQKTAENVAALLTPQSGFYYDMWLDGEKFMTAEPPEVVQARNDNSHGTNFSDSPEPIYGTQFLPRKFKIAVTVPTDNSVDILTNDIGIVVVTDVNGEPQGFNLYVGGGMGRTHRLESTFPRLAEPLGYVPKEDILYAVKAIVVTQRENGRRDDRKYSRMKYLISSWGIEKFRTVVEQYYGKKFEPFRELPDWEFKSYLGWHEQGDGGLFCGLHIDNGRIRGKMKKTLREIIEKYNLDVQLTPHQNIILSGIREDWKLPITATLAQAGLLQPEYVDPLNLTAMACPALPLCPLAITEAERGTPDILKRVRAVFEKVGLKYDESVVIRVTGCPNGCSRPYMAELGFVGDGPNSYQIWLGGTPSQTTLARSFMDKVKIQDLEQVLEPLFYYWKQERQSKESFGEFTTRVGFEKLQEWVNKWEGVVATPPKYN is encoded by the exons ATGGCGGCGACGACCACTTCCTTTGGAGCTGCGAATGGTGCAGTGTTGAAGGATCCGAAGATTAAAATGTGGAATTTTGATGGTTTGAGGTTTTCAGATTCCCTTAATTTGACCAAGCATGTGAATGTGTTTTCTGTTTCTTCTTCCAGACCTTCGCTTATACAAGCTGTTTCGACG CCAGTGAAGCCTGAGACTCAGACTAAGCGCAGTAAGGTTGAAATAATCAAAGAAAATAGTGACTACATCAGGTACCCTCTTAATGAGGAGTTGCTGACTGACGCCCCAAATATTAATGAGTCTGCTACCCAATTAATCAAGTTCCATGGGAGCTACCAGCAGTATGATAGAGATGAACGGGGTGAAAAATCCTACTCGTTTATGCTTCGAACTAAGAACCCTTGTGGCAAAGTTTCAAATAAACTGTACTTGACCCTGGATGATCTTGCTGATCAGTTTGGAATTGGAACTCTTCGTGTAACAACCAGACAGACATTTCAGGTCCATGGTGTTATAAAGAAAAACCTCAAGACTGTAGTGAGTAGCATCATTCGTAGCATGAGTTCAACTCTTGGTGCTTGTGGTGATCTCAACAGGAATGTCCTGGCCCCAGCTGCCCCATTTGCGAGAAAAGATTACCAGTTTGCACAGAAAACTGCAGAGAATGTTGCTGCACTCCTCACTCCTCAGTCCGGTTTCTACTATGACATGTGGCTGGATGGGGAGAAATTCATGACGGCAGAACCTCCTGAAGTAGTGCAGGCCCGTAATGACAATTCTCATGGAACAAATTTCTCCGACTCACCAGAGCCCATTTATGGAACCCAATTCTTGCCTAGGAAGTTTAAAATTGCAGTCACTGTGCCAACAGATAACTCTGTGGATATTCTCACAAATGACATTGGTATTGTTGTGGTCACCGATGTCAATGGGGAGCCTCAAGGGTTCAACTTATAT GTTGGTGGTGGTATGGGAAGAACGCATAGACTGGAGAGTACTTTTCCTCGCCTTGCTGAACCACTGGGTTATGTACCAAAAGAAGACATTTTGTATGCAGTGAAAGCTATTGTTGTTACACAACGAGAAAATGGGAGAAGAGATGATCGTAAGTACAGTAGAATGAAATATTTGATTAGCTCCTGGGGGATTGAGAAGTTCAGAACTGTGGTTGAGCAATACTATGGAAAGAAATTTGAGCCCTTCCGTGAGTTGCCTGATTGggaatttaaaagttatttgggatGGCATGAGCAG GGTGATGGTGGTTTGTTTTGCGGGCTCCATATAGACAATGGCCGCATTAGAGGGAAAATGAAGAAAACATTGAGGGAGATAATAGAGAAGTACAATTTAGATGTGCAACTAACGCCACaccagaatatcatcttgagtGGTATTCGTGAGGATTGGAAGCTGCCCATCACTGCAACTCTTGCACAGGCTGGATTGCTG CAACCTGAATATGTAGACCCCCTCAACTTAACAGCAATGGCATGCCCAGCTTTGCCACTTTGCCCACTGGCAATAACTGAAGCAGAACGAGGAACACCTGACATCCTCAAACGAGTTAGGGCTGTATTTGAGAAG GTAGGTCTCAAATACGATGAATCTGTGGTAATAAGGGTTACGGGTTGTCCCAATGGTTGTTCTAGACCATATATGGCTGAACTTGGATTTGTTGGTGATGGTCCCAATAGTTATCAG ATTTGGCTTGGTGGAACACCCAGTCAAACTACATTGGCAAGAAGCTTCATGGATAAGGTTAAGATTCAAGACCTTGAACAAGTCCTGGAACCCCTGTTTTATTATTGGAAACAGGAAAGGCAATCCAAAGAATCATTTGGTGAATTCACAACTCGCGTG GGATTTGAGAAACTTCAGGAGTGGGTTAACAAATGGGAAGGTGTTGTGGCTACACCACCCAAGTACAACTGA
- the LOC110617552 gene encoding calcium-dependent protein kinase 8 isoform X1, with product MGNCCATPASSSSPDKKKKKKKAKEENKQQNPFFGDDYVVKNGSGYMEKLVVLKEPTGRDISAHYDLGCELGRGEFGVTYLCTDISNGEKYACKSISKQKLRTAVDVEDVRREVEIMKHLPPHPNIVSLKSTYEDDSAVHIVMELCEGGELFDRIVARGHYTERAAAAVMKTIVEVVQMCHKHGVVHRDLKPENFLFANKKETAPLKSIDFGLSVFFKPGEKFNEIVGSPYYMAPEVLRRNYGPEVDVWSAGVILYILLCGVPPFWAETEQGVAQAIIRSVIDFKRDPWPKVSDNAKDLVKKMLNPDPKLRLTAQQVLEHPWIQNAKKAPNVSLGETVKARLKQFSTMNKLKKRALRVVAEHLSVEEVAGLQEAFDVMDITKRGKINLEELRIGLQKLGHPIADADLQILMDAADADGDGTLNYGEFVAVSVHIKKLGNDEHLHKAFEFFDQNQSGYIEIEELRESLNDEVDTCSEDVINAIMQDVDTDKDGRISYEEFAAMMKAGTDWRIASRQYSRERFNSLSLKLMRDGSLQVRS from the exons ATGGGGAATTGCTGTGCGACTCCAGCTTCCAGCTCTTCACctgacaagaagaagaagaagaagaaagccaAAGAGGAAAACAAGCAGCAAAATCCATTCTTTGGCGATGATTATGTTGTGAAGAATGGATCTGGATATATGGAGAAGCTCGTGGTCTTAAAAGAACCCACAGGCCGTGATATTTCCGCACATTACGATCTGGGTTGTGAGCTTGGCCGGGGTGAATTTGGGGTTACATACTTGTGCACTGATATAAGCAATGGTGAAAAGTATGCTTGTAAATCTATATCCAAGCAGAAGCTAAGAACTGCAGTGGATGTTGAGGATGTGAGGAGGGAAGTTGAGATAATGAAGCATTTGCCTCCACATCCAAATATCGTCTCCTTGAAGAGTACTTATGAGGATGATAGTGCTGTGCACATTGTGATGGAATTATGTGAGGGAGGGGAGTTGTTTGATAGGATTGTAGCACGGGGCCATTACACAGAAAGGGCAGCTGCTGCAGTTATGAAGACAATCGTGGAAGTGGTTCAG ATGTGCCATAAACATGGTGTCGTGCATCGTGATCTCAAGCCAGAGAACTTTCTGTTTGCAAATAAGAAGGAAACAGCACCCCTAAAATCAATTGACTTTGGGTTGTCAGTCTTCTTTAAACCTG GTGAAAAATTTAATGAGATAGTGGGTAGTCCTTATTACATGGCTCCAGAGGTTCTAAGACGCAATTATGGCCCAGAAGTTGATGTCTGGAGCGCTGGAGTTATTCTCTATATTTTACTCTGTGGTGTCCCACCTTTTTGGGCAG AAACTGAGCAAGGGGTAGCACAGGCAATTATTCGTTCTGTCATTGATTTCAAGAGGGATCCATGGCCTAAAGTTTCTGATAATGCAAAGGACCTAGTGAAGAAAATGCTTAATCCTGATCCTAAGCTACGACTTACGGCTCAGCAAGTGCTTG AACATCCTTGGATACAAAATGCAAAGAAGGCTCCAAATGTCTCACTGGGGGAGACTGTGAAAGCAAGGCTCAAACAGTTTTCCACGATGAACAAACTGAAGAAAAGAGCACTGAGG GTGGTGGCTGAGCATTTGTCAGTGGAGGAAGTGGCTGGGTTACAGGAGGCCTTCGACGTGATGGACATCACCAAAAGAGGCAAGATTAACTTGGAGGAGCTTAGAATCGGGTTGCAAAAGCTTGGCCACCCAATTGCTGATGCAGATCTGCAAATTCTAATGGATGCT GCTGATGCTGATGGTGATGGAACACTGAATTATGGGGAGTTTGTCGCAGTTTCAGTTCACATTAAAAAGTTGGGCAATGACGAGCACCTACATAAAGCTTTTGAattttttgatcaaaatcaaagtgGTTACATAGAGATTGAAGAATTGAGGGAATCCTTAAATGATGAAGTTGACACCTGTAGTGAGGACGTTATCAATGCAATCATGCAAGATGTTGATACAGACAAG GACGGACGCATAAGCTATGAGGAGTTTGCTGCAATGATGAAGGCTGGCACAGACTGGAGAATAGCCTCAAGGCAATATTCACGAGAAAGATTCAATAGTCTGAGCTTAAAACTAATGAGGGATGGATCGTTGCAGGTACGAAGTTGA
- the LOC110617552 gene encoding calcium-dependent protein kinase 7 isoform X2, with translation MGNCCATPASSSSPDKKKKKKKAKEENKQQNPFFGDDYVVKNGSGYMEKLVVLKEPTGRDISAHYDLGCELGRGEFGVTYLCTDISNGEKYACKSISKQKLRTAVDVEDVRREVEIMKHLPPHPNIVSLKSTYEDDSAVHIVMELCEGGELFDRIVARGHYTERAAAAVMKTIVEVVQMCHKHGVVHRDLKPENFLFANKKETAPLKSIDFGLSVFFKPGEKFNEIVGSPYYMAPEVLRRNYGPEVDVWSAGVILYILLCGVPPFWAETEQGVAQAIIRSVIDFKRDPWPKVSDNAKDLVKKMLNPDPKLRLTAQQVLEHPWIQNAKKAPNVSLGETVKARLKQFSTMNKLKKRALRVVAEHLSVEEVAGLQEAFDVMDITKRGKINLEELRIGLQKLGHPIADADLQILMDAFFTSMK, from the exons ATGGGGAATTGCTGTGCGACTCCAGCTTCCAGCTCTTCACctgacaagaagaagaagaagaagaaagccaAAGAGGAAAACAAGCAGCAAAATCCATTCTTTGGCGATGATTATGTTGTGAAGAATGGATCTGGATATATGGAGAAGCTCGTGGTCTTAAAAGAACCCACAGGCCGTGATATTTCCGCACATTACGATCTGGGTTGTGAGCTTGGCCGGGGTGAATTTGGGGTTACATACTTGTGCACTGATATAAGCAATGGTGAAAAGTATGCTTGTAAATCTATATCCAAGCAGAAGCTAAGAACTGCAGTGGATGTTGAGGATGTGAGGAGGGAAGTTGAGATAATGAAGCATTTGCCTCCACATCCAAATATCGTCTCCTTGAAGAGTACTTATGAGGATGATAGTGCTGTGCACATTGTGATGGAATTATGTGAGGGAGGGGAGTTGTTTGATAGGATTGTAGCACGGGGCCATTACACAGAAAGGGCAGCTGCTGCAGTTATGAAGACAATCGTGGAAGTGGTTCAG ATGTGCCATAAACATGGTGTCGTGCATCGTGATCTCAAGCCAGAGAACTTTCTGTTTGCAAATAAGAAGGAAACAGCACCCCTAAAATCAATTGACTTTGGGTTGTCAGTCTTCTTTAAACCTG GTGAAAAATTTAATGAGATAGTGGGTAGTCCTTATTACATGGCTCCAGAGGTTCTAAGACGCAATTATGGCCCAGAAGTTGATGTCTGGAGCGCTGGAGTTATTCTCTATATTTTACTCTGTGGTGTCCCACCTTTTTGGGCAG AAACTGAGCAAGGGGTAGCACAGGCAATTATTCGTTCTGTCATTGATTTCAAGAGGGATCCATGGCCTAAAGTTTCTGATAATGCAAAGGACCTAGTGAAGAAAATGCTTAATCCTGATCCTAAGCTACGACTTACGGCTCAGCAAGTGCTTG AACATCCTTGGATACAAAATGCAAAGAAGGCTCCAAATGTCTCACTGGGGGAGACTGTGAAAGCAAGGCTCAAACAGTTTTCCACGATGAACAAACTGAAGAAAAGAGCACTGAGG GTGGTGGCTGAGCATTTGTCAGTGGAGGAAGTGGCTGGGTTACAGGAGGCCTTCGACGTGATGGACATCACCAAAAGAGGCAAGATTAACTTGGAGGAGCTTAGAATCGGGTTGCAAAAGCTTGGCCACCCAATTGCTGATGCAGATCTGCAAATTCTAATGGATGCT TTTTTCACTTCTATGAAATGA